In the Euphorbia lathyris chromosome 5, ddEupLath1.1, whole genome shotgun sequence genome, one interval contains:
- the LOC136229338 gene encoding uncharacterized protein isoform X1: MPLLKKTPFTLREPPKDLKPDEIVYQVRFTKEIFRNYQAYLNRLNLYRQRIWSCKISGKVNLTYEEALVSEKNATEKVQEIPKELVAPALRIIQYSMLSLKDLADTIATKLQENLFVGAELQGRKDGALCPCKVVKVLEEGSAKIKYEVAWLDENNKIMETSVVKRDNLEWKKFPLSRRMLKPFIRNSIYRSSPWVLHNNVAQKHGISCDPPQELKGKFFIQNGLVVCNKKRKDAENGKNNEEGGKRKKKRVQGEEVEATKMEIVNEMENNRVNYPIDDLLVQPGADDPVFTDRPSPSRDFNIQMECVGDLLVVWDFCCSFGRMLYLSPSTLEDLENAVCHKESNLSLIVEMHSALLRLLIKDKSEYFLALQKRNRKMKITLVNWAEYLCDFLELINVPDLSIHTTTIKRGHYGLLDVRDKLSILRALVNQVLETDLLREKLGEHIEQRQALVATRRGEAVEEGRRRKEEKDRSKAETLEDKGVNGSAKESAKGNLNVSANEKNHFENGERAKELNEKVISAPENHISDKSDSHGSDTASKKTKQTAAEILDENVKNLSSKMGGKQLKQETKEVDKRSKEQRREHFEREMEKRVLRTNSLGKDRNYNRYWWFRRDGRIFVESSDSEQWGYYSSKEELDAFMGSLNCKGEREKALEAQLQKLYSRICVELQKRSKDLDQKIAVEEEAVLRRSTRVRALPRENTANAFLRYANKWKEE; the protein is encoded by the exons ATGCCTCTGTTGAAGAAAACGCCCTTCACTCTGAGGGAGCCACCCAAGGATTTGAAGCCCGATGAGATTGTATATCAAGTTCGTTTCACAAAGGAGATATTCCGGAATTATCA AGCATATCTGAACCGATTAAATTTATATCGGCAAAGAATTTGGAGTTGCAAAATTAGTGGAAAAGTGAACTTGACCTACGAGGAGGCTTTGGTGTCTGAAAAAAATGCAACTGAGAAGGTCCAAGAGATACCTAAAGAGCTTGTGGCACCTGCATTGCGCATTATACAATATA GCATGCTATCACTGAAAGATCTTGCAGACACTATAGCTACAAAGCTGCAGGAAAATTTGTTTGTGGGTGCTGAGTTGCAGGGAAGAAAGGATGGTGCTTTGTGTCCTTGCAAGGTGGTAAAGGTTCTGGAGGAGGGCTCAGCTAAAATCAAGTATGAGGTAGCGTGGCTTGATgagaataataaaataatgGAAACTTCAGTAGTGAAGAGAGATAATCTTGAATGGAAGAAATTTCCCCTTAGTAGAAGAATGTTGAAGCCTTTTATACGGAATTCGATTTATAGAAGTTCCCCTTGGGTGCTTCATAACAATGTGGCACAAAAGCATGGAATTTCATGTGATCCACCGCAGGAGTTGAAAGGCAaattttttatccaaaatgGATTGGTTGTCTGCAACAAGAAACGAAAAGATGCAGAGAATGGAAAAAATAATGAG GAAGGAGGAAAACGTAAAAAGAAGAGAGTACAAGGAGAGGAAGTTGAAGCAACAAAGATGGAAATAGTCAATGAGATGG AAAATAACCGTGTCAACTATCCAATTGATGATCTGTTGGTCCAACCTGGAGCAGATGATCCAGTCTTTACTGACCGTCCTTCACCTTCAAGGGACTTCAATATTCAGATGGAATGCGTTGGTGATCTTTTAGTGGTTTGGGATTTTTGCTGCTCATTTGGTAGGATGTTGTACTTATCTCCGTCCACTCTGGAAGATTTGGAAAACGCTGTTTGCCACAAGGAGAGTAACTTGTCTCTCATTGTTGAAATGCATTCTGCTCTGCTTCGGTTGCTTATAAAAGACAAGAGTGAATATTTTCTAGCTCTACAGAAAAGAAACCGAAAGATGAAG ATTACACTAGTTAATTGGGCAGAGTATTTGTGTGATTTCTTAGAGTTGATCAACGTTCCTGATCTATCAATTCATACAACAACAATAAAGCGGGGGCATTATGGTCTCCTGGATGTTCGAGATAAACTATCGATCCTGCGAGCATTGGTTAATCAAGTGCTCGAAACTGATCTTCTCAGGGAGAAATTGGGTGAACATATTGAACAGCGTCAGGCACTTGTTGCAACAAGGAGGGGTGAAGCGGTGGAAGAAGGTAGAAGGAGAAAAGAAGAGAAGGATAGATCTAAGGCTGAGACACTGGAAGATAAAGGTGTGAACGGGTCTGCCAAAGAGAGTGCGAAAGGAAATCTAAATGTTTCAGCAAATGAAAAGAATCATTTTGAGAATGGAGAGAGAGCAAAAGAACTAAATGAGAAAGTCATTTCAGCCCCAGAAAACCATATATCAGATAAAAG TGACAGCCACGGTTCAGACACTGCATCAAAGAAAACAAAGCAGACTGCAGCAGAAATCCTggacgaaaatgtaaaaaatttgTCTAGCAAGATGGGAGGTAAACAGCTGAAGCAAGAGACGAAGGAAGTTGACAAGAGAAGCAAAGAGCAAAGA AGGGAACATTTTGAGCGGGAGATGGAGAAACGAGTTTTACGCACCAATTCATTGGGTAAGGACAGAAACTACAACAGGTATTGGTGGTTCCGTCGTGATGGAAGAATCTTTGTTGAGAGCTCAGACTCTGAGCAATGGGGCTACTACAGTAGCAAGGAAGAG CTTGATGCATTTATGGGCTCTCTAAACTGTAAAGGGGAGAGAGAGAAGGCTCTTGAAGCACAGTTGCAGAAACTCTACAGCAGAATATG TGTGGAACTACAGAAGAGGTCAAAAGACTTGGATCAGAAGATTGCAGTGGAGGAAGAGGCAGTTCTTCGAAGATCAACTCGTGTACGGGCACTTCCAAGGGAAAATACTGCTAATGCTTTCCTTAGGTATGCTAACAAGTGGAAGGAAGAGTGA
- the LOC136229338 gene encoding uncharacterized protein isoform X2 — translation MPLLKKTPFTLREPPKDLKPDEIVYQVRFTKEIFRNYQAYLNRLNLYRQRIWSCKISGKVNLTYEEALVSEKNATEKVQEIPKELVAPALRIIQYSMLSLKDLADTIATKLQENLFVGAELQGRKDGALCPCKVVKVLEEGSAKIKYEVAWLDENNKIMETSVVKRDNLEWKKFPLSRRMLKPFIRNSIYRSSPWVLHNNVAQKHGISCDPPQELKGKFFIQNGLVVCNKKRKDAENGKNNEEGGKRKKKRVQGEEVEATKMEIVNEMENNRVNYPIDDLLVQPGADDPVFTDRPSPSRDFNIQMECVGDLLVVWDFCCSFGRMLYLSPSTLEDLENAVCHKESNLSLIVEMHSALLRLLIKDKSEYFLALQKRNRKMKITLVNWAEYLCDFLELINVPDLSIHTTTIKRGHYGLLDVRDKLSILRALVNQVLETDLLREKLGEHIEQRQALVATRRGEAVEEGRRRKEEKDRSKAETLEDKGVNGSAKESAKGNLNVSANEKNHFENGERAKELNEKVISAPENHISDKSHGSDTASKKTKQTAAEILDENVKNLSSKMGGKQLKQETKEVDKRSKEQRREHFEREMEKRVLRTNSLGKDRNYNRYWWFRRDGRIFVESSDSEQWGYYSSKEELDAFMGSLNCKGEREKALEAQLQKLYSRICVELQKRSKDLDQKIAVEEEAVLRRSTRVRALPRENTANAFLRYANKWKEE, via the exons ATGCCTCTGTTGAAGAAAACGCCCTTCACTCTGAGGGAGCCACCCAAGGATTTGAAGCCCGATGAGATTGTATATCAAGTTCGTTTCACAAAGGAGATATTCCGGAATTATCA AGCATATCTGAACCGATTAAATTTATATCGGCAAAGAATTTGGAGTTGCAAAATTAGTGGAAAAGTGAACTTGACCTACGAGGAGGCTTTGGTGTCTGAAAAAAATGCAACTGAGAAGGTCCAAGAGATACCTAAAGAGCTTGTGGCACCTGCATTGCGCATTATACAATATA GCATGCTATCACTGAAAGATCTTGCAGACACTATAGCTACAAAGCTGCAGGAAAATTTGTTTGTGGGTGCTGAGTTGCAGGGAAGAAAGGATGGTGCTTTGTGTCCTTGCAAGGTGGTAAAGGTTCTGGAGGAGGGCTCAGCTAAAATCAAGTATGAGGTAGCGTGGCTTGATgagaataataaaataatgGAAACTTCAGTAGTGAAGAGAGATAATCTTGAATGGAAGAAATTTCCCCTTAGTAGAAGAATGTTGAAGCCTTTTATACGGAATTCGATTTATAGAAGTTCCCCTTGGGTGCTTCATAACAATGTGGCACAAAAGCATGGAATTTCATGTGATCCACCGCAGGAGTTGAAAGGCAaattttttatccaaaatgGATTGGTTGTCTGCAACAAGAAACGAAAAGATGCAGAGAATGGAAAAAATAATGAG GAAGGAGGAAAACGTAAAAAGAAGAGAGTACAAGGAGAGGAAGTTGAAGCAACAAAGATGGAAATAGTCAATGAGATGG AAAATAACCGTGTCAACTATCCAATTGATGATCTGTTGGTCCAACCTGGAGCAGATGATCCAGTCTTTACTGACCGTCCTTCACCTTCAAGGGACTTCAATATTCAGATGGAATGCGTTGGTGATCTTTTAGTGGTTTGGGATTTTTGCTGCTCATTTGGTAGGATGTTGTACTTATCTCCGTCCACTCTGGAAGATTTGGAAAACGCTGTTTGCCACAAGGAGAGTAACTTGTCTCTCATTGTTGAAATGCATTCTGCTCTGCTTCGGTTGCTTATAAAAGACAAGAGTGAATATTTTCTAGCTCTACAGAAAAGAAACCGAAAGATGAAG ATTACACTAGTTAATTGGGCAGAGTATTTGTGTGATTTCTTAGAGTTGATCAACGTTCCTGATCTATCAATTCATACAACAACAATAAAGCGGGGGCATTATGGTCTCCTGGATGTTCGAGATAAACTATCGATCCTGCGAGCATTGGTTAATCAAGTGCTCGAAACTGATCTTCTCAGGGAGAAATTGGGTGAACATATTGAACAGCGTCAGGCACTTGTTGCAACAAGGAGGGGTGAAGCGGTGGAAGAAGGTAGAAGGAGAAAAGAAGAGAAGGATAGATCTAAGGCTGAGACACTGGAAGATAAAGGTGTGAACGGGTCTGCCAAAGAGAGTGCGAAAGGAAATCTAAATGTTTCAGCAAATGAAAAGAATCATTTTGAGAATGGAGAGAGAGCAAAAGAACTAAATGAGAAAGTCATTTCAGCCCCAGAAAACCATATATCAGATAAAAG CCACGGTTCAGACACTGCATCAAAGAAAACAAAGCAGACTGCAGCAGAAATCCTggacgaaaatgtaaaaaatttgTCTAGCAAGATGGGAGGTAAACAGCTGAAGCAAGAGACGAAGGAAGTTGACAAGAGAAGCAAAGAGCAAAGA AGGGAACATTTTGAGCGGGAGATGGAGAAACGAGTTTTACGCACCAATTCATTGGGTAAGGACAGAAACTACAACAGGTATTGGTGGTTCCGTCGTGATGGAAGAATCTTTGTTGAGAGCTCAGACTCTGAGCAATGGGGCTACTACAGTAGCAAGGAAGAG CTTGATGCATTTATGGGCTCTCTAAACTGTAAAGGGGAGAGAGAGAAGGCTCTTGAAGCACAGTTGCAGAAACTCTACAGCAGAATATG TGTGGAACTACAGAAGAGGTCAAAAGACTTGGATCAGAAGATTGCAGTGGAGGAAGAGGCAGTTCTTCGAAGATCAACTCGTGTACGGGCACTTCCAAGGGAAAATACTGCTAATGCTTTCCTTAGGTATGCTAACAAGTGGAAGGAAGAGTGA